Proteins from a genomic interval of Macrobrachium nipponense isolate FS-2020 chromosome 28, ASM1510439v2, whole genome shotgun sequence:
- the LOC135201593 gene encoding carboxypeptidase B-like isoform X2 encodes MLPLLLTTLLACYRQTEGSYQYLAGHQIWKLGGKESALPGQLMADGLLDILDHSRKLQQVRVAPHHIDRVSELLQKDGISYEILVDDLASHVEGIENSERRRRDVSGNHQTCTESHCPEPLTDVYMRFDQMEWYLKQLNETHYPNVSLSSIGKSHENRDIWLLHIKSNKPDARAIWIEGGIHARERISPAVAFGLISKLATGDGAKYNDFDFFLAPMANPDGYEYTFTGDRMWRKNRRANSHQRSNCYGVDLNRNWDFKFGVGASNYPCSEVYMGPSPFSEPETKALKDAMLERNGSLLMLFSLHSYGQDLLYPWGWTSQEEAENKDELVRVGQAFAEGAREIHNHDYDVVNSAGGLYYASGATDDWAYSETSARYAYTLELRDKGERGFLLTSEAIKPSIEEVWNGFQKILQNIG; translated from the exons atgCTGCCCTTGTTACTGACGACTCTGCTCGCGTGTTATCGCCAGACGGAGGGTTCTTATCAGTACCTTGCTGGACATCAG ATCTGGAAGTTGGGCGGGAAAGAAAGTGCCCTCCCAGGGCAGCTGATGGCCGACGGCCTCCTGGACATTCTAGACCACTCCCGAAAGCTCCAGCAGGTTCGCGTGGCTCCCCACCACATCGACAGAGTGAGCGAGCTCCTGCAGAAGGATGGAATCTCCTATGAGATTCTCGTGGACGACTTGGCTAGCCATGTCGAG GGCATTGAAAAcagcgagagaagaagaagagacgttTCCGGAAACCATCAAACGTGCACTGAAAGCCACTGTCCGGAGCCTCTGACAGATGTTTACATGAGATTTGACCAG ATGGAATGGTACCTGAAGCAGTTAAACGAGACCCATTACCCGAACGTGAGTCTGTCCTCGATAGGCAAGTCCCACGAAAACCGAGACATTTGGCTCCTCCACATCAAGTCTAATAAGCCCGACGCTCGGGCAATTTGGATTGAAGGAG GTATTCACGCGAGGGAGAGGATATCGCCCGCAGTCGCCTTCGGCCTAATCTCCAAATTGGCGACCGGCGATGGCGCCAAGTACAACGACTTCGATTTCTTCCTCGCCCCGATGGCCAACCCGGACGGCTACGAGTACACTTTCACGGGAGACCGCATGTGGCGGAAGAACCGGAGGGCCAACAGCCACCAGAGGAGCAACTGCTACGGCGTCGACCTCAACCGCAACTGGGACTTCAAGTTCGGAGTCGGCGCGTCGAACTACCCCTGCAGCGAGGTGTACATGGGGCCCTCGCCCTTCTCCGAGCCCGAGACCAAGGCGCTCAAGGACGCGATGCTGGAACGGAACGGCTCTCTGCTCATGCTCTTTTCCCTGCACAGCTACGGGCAGGACCTCCTCTACCCTTGGGGGTGGACCTCTCAAGAGGAGGCGGAGAATAAAGACGAACTCGTGAGGGTTGGTCAGGCATTTGCCGAAGGAGCTCGTGAAATTCACAATCACGATTATGACGTGGTGAACTCAGCCGGGGGGCTTTACTACGCCTCCGGCGCTACGGATGACTGGGCCTACAGCGAGACCTCGGCGAGGTACGCCTATACCCTGGAACTCAGGGACAAGGGAGAAAGGGGCTTCCTCCTGACGAGCGAGGCAATTAAACCCAGCATCGAGGAAGTCTGGAATGGGTTCCAGAAAATCCTTCAGAACATTGGCTAA
- the LOC135201593 gene encoding carboxypeptidase B-like isoform X1, with the protein MHKMLPLLLTTLLACYRQTEGSYQYLAGHQIWKLGGKESALPGQLMADGLLDILDHSRKLQQVRVAPHHIDRVSELLQKDGISYEILVDDLASHVEGIENSERRRRDVSGNHQTCTESHCPEPLTDVYMRFDQMEWYLKQLNETHYPNVSLSSIGKSHENRDIWLLHIKSNKPDARAIWIEGGIHARERISPAVAFGLISKLATGDGAKYNDFDFFLAPMANPDGYEYTFTGDRMWRKNRRANSHQRSNCYGVDLNRNWDFKFGVGASNYPCSEVYMGPSPFSEPETKALKDAMLERNGSLLMLFSLHSYGQDLLYPWGWTSQEEAENKDELVRVGQAFAEGAREIHNHDYDVVNSAGGLYYASGATDDWAYSETSARYAYTLELRDKGERGFLLTSEAIKPSIEEVWNGFQKILQNIG; encoded by the exons atgCTGCCCTTGTTACTGACGACTCTGCTCGCGTGTTATCGCCAGACGGAGGGTTCTTATCAGTACCTTGCTGGACATCAG ATCTGGAAGTTGGGCGGGAAAGAAAGTGCCCTCCCAGGGCAGCTGATGGCCGACGGCCTCCTGGACATTCTAGACCACTCCCGAAAGCTCCAGCAGGTTCGCGTGGCTCCCCACCACATCGACAGAGTGAGCGAGCTCCTGCAGAAGGATGGAATCTCCTATGAGATTCTCGTGGACGACTTGGCTAGCCATGTCGAG GGCATTGAAAAcagcgagagaagaagaagagacgttTCCGGAAACCATCAAACGTGCACTGAAAGCCACTGTCCGGAGCCTCTGACAGATGTTTACATGAGATTTGACCAG ATGGAATGGTACCTGAAGCAGTTAAACGAGACCCATTACCCGAACGTGAGTCTGTCCTCGATAGGCAAGTCCCACGAAAACCGAGACATTTGGCTCCTCCACATCAAGTCTAATAAGCCCGACGCTCGGGCAATTTGGATTGAAGGAG GTATTCACGCGAGGGAGAGGATATCGCCCGCAGTCGCCTTCGGCCTAATCTCCAAATTGGCGACCGGCGATGGCGCCAAGTACAACGACTTCGATTTCTTCCTCGCCCCGATGGCCAACCCGGACGGCTACGAGTACACTTTCACGGGAGACCGCATGTGGCGGAAGAACCGGAGGGCCAACAGCCACCAGAGGAGCAACTGCTACGGCGTCGACCTCAACCGCAACTGGGACTTCAAGTTCGGAGTCGGCGCGTCGAACTACCCCTGCAGCGAGGTGTACATGGGGCCCTCGCCCTTCTCCGAGCCCGAGACCAAGGCGCTCAAGGACGCGATGCTGGAACGGAACGGCTCTCTGCTCATGCTCTTTTCCCTGCACAGCTACGGGCAGGACCTCCTCTACCCTTGGGGGTGGACCTCTCAAGAGGAGGCGGAGAATAAAGACGAACTCGTGAGGGTTGGTCAGGCATTTGCCGAAGGAGCTCGTGAAATTCACAATCACGATTATGACGTGGTGAACTCAGCCGGGGGGCTTTACTACGCCTCCGGCGCTACGGATGACTGGGCCTACAGCGAGACCTCGGCGAGGTACGCCTATACCCTGGAACTCAGGGACAAGGGAGAAAGGGGCTTCCTCCTGACGAGCGAGGCAATTAAACCCAGCATCGAGGAAGTCTGGAATGGGTTCCAGAAAATCCTTCAGAACATTGGCTAA
- the LOC135201594 gene encoding uncharacterized protein LOC135201594, which yields MVSKSQFFFTLLLGLVAVLYQIDTDPGIWEASESGHIYASREQLERFISNPDSIEKWFRWVSLFKAADSRPFGIGKKFQAIYNVPLLGEYMMLFRVTKYQPNKLIVLETDSLVKPRFTVMMEDGGSKGTRLTFKLRYRRASALFQWTVGPFLYFLTGQQLQHSLFMLRMMFPF from the exons ATGGTTTCGAAA AGtcagttttttttcactttgttgcTCGGCCTGGTTGCTGTGCTTTATCAGATTGACACAGATCCTGGAATATGGGAAGCCTCCGAGTCGGGACATATTTATGCTTCCAGAGAAcagctagagaggttcatttcaaATCCTGACTCAATTGAAAAA TGGTTCCGATGGGTCTCTCTCTTCAAGGCAGCTGACAGCAGACCTTTTGGCATTGGGAAAAAATTTCAAGCCATCTACAATGTTCCACTCTTAG GTGAATATATGATGCTCTTTAGAGTCACAAAATACCAACCCAATAAGCTGATAGTATTAGAGACCGATTCTCTAGTCAAGCCACGTTTCACAGTCATGATGGAAGATGGTGGATCGAAAGGGACCCGTCTGACCTTCAA GTTGAGGTACAGACGTGCTTCTGCGCTATTCCAGTGGACTGTaggaccatttttatatttcctgACTGGCCAGCAACTGCAGCACTCGCTTTTCATGCTGAGAATGATGTTTCCTTTCTGA